A genomic window from Corticium candelabrum chromosome 8, ooCorCand1.1, whole genome shotgun sequence includes:
- the LOC134183095 gene encoding trifunctional enzyme subunit beta, mitochondrial-like has product MMQAGIRPLGHVKAVLSLFGNAAKATGVTLDLRSKSSTSTTSTGRNIVLVEGVRTPFLQYLTDYRNLSNYEVGRMAMEALKGRTKIPPDEVDYIIFGNVIAEPTAPNIAREVARSVGFSDKTPAHTVSMACISANQAITSAMGLIAGGQADTVIAGGVEFMSDVPIRVSRGVRSKLMAFDRAKSLGARISLAMGALRQFSLELPAVAEFSTGETMGKSGDRLAAAFEISRREQDEFAIRSHMFAQEASDKGFLVDIEPVKVPGKSKYVSRDNGIRVSTIDKVSKLKPAFVKPHGTVTPANASFLTDGASACLIMSEEKALALGYKPLAYLRDFVYVAQDPKDQLLLGPAYATPKLLDKKKLTLNDIDVFEYHEAFAGQLLANMKAMDSDWFCQTHMSRKKLGLLPVEKMNLWGGSLSIGHPFGATGVRLVTTAAHRLRKEDGKLALVAACAAGGHGHAMLVERY; this is encoded by the exons ATGATGCAGGCAGGAATACGACCGCTGGGACACGTCAAAGCGGTCTTGTCGCTGTTTGGCA ATGCAGCGAAGGCAACTGGAGTGACTCTCGACTTGCGATCAAAGTCGTCAACGAGTACGACTTCTACTGGCAGGAACATTGTGCTCGTAGAGGGAGTTAGAACGCCATTTCTTCAGTACCTAACCGA TTATCGCAATCTTAGCAACTATGAAGTCGGTCGTATGGCTATGGA AGCATTAAAAGGACGAACAAAGATTCCACCAG ACGAAGttgattatattatatttggAAACGTAATCGCTGAACCAACGGCTCCAAATATTGCTCGTGAG GTGGCACGATCGGTTGGATTCTCTGACAAAACTCCGGCTCATACTGTGTCAATGGCTTGCATATCTGCTAATCAGGCTATAACATCAG CAATGGGTCTGATTGCTGGTGGGCAAGCTGACACTGTCATTGCCGGTGGCGTTGAGTTTATGTCTGATGTCCCAATCAGAGTATCACGTGGAGTGAGAAGCAAACTAATGGCATTTGATCGA gCAAAATCGCTTGGAGCAAGGATAAGTCTTGCAATGGGAGCTTTGAGGCAGTTTTCTTTGGAG CTGCCGGCTGTTGCCGAGTTTTCAACTGGCGAGACGATGGGCAAGAGTGGTGACCGACTGGCTGCTGCATTTGAGATCAGTCGGAGAGAGCAG GATGAATTTGCCATTCGTTCACATATGTTTGCACAAGAGGCGAGCGACAAAGGGTTTCTTGTAGATATTGAGCCTGTGAAGGTACCAG GAAAGAGCAAATATGTGAGTAGAGACAATGGCATTCGTGTGTCAACAATCGACAAAGTGTCGAAGTTGAAGCCTGCGTTTGTCAAGCCACACGGCACTGTCACTCCGGCTAATGCATCATTTCTT acTGATGGTGCTTCAGCGTGTCTTATTATGAGTGAAGAGAAGGCGCTCGCTCTGGGTTATAAACCGCTTGCTTatttgag AGACTTTGTGTACGTTGCACAAGATCCCAAAGATCAATTATTACTCGG CCCAGCATATGCCACTCCCAAGCTGCTTGACAAGAAAAAGCTAACGCTGAACGACATCGACGTGTTCGAATATCACGAAGCATTTGCA GGCCAACTCTTAGCTAACATGAAGGCCATGGACTCCGACTGGTTTTGTCAGACTCACATGTCTAGAAAGaag CTTGGGTTGTTGCCTGTTGAAAAGATGAATCTCTGGGGCGGGTCTCTGTCTATTGGACATCCGTTCGGAGCCACCGGCGTTCGTCTGGTGACAACAGCAGCTCATCGACTACGAAAAGAAGACGGAAAGTTGGCACTCGTCGCTGCTTGTGCTGCTGGAGGACAC GGACACGCCATGTTGGTTGAACGTTATTGA
- the LOC134183789 gene encoding uncharacterized protein LOC134183789 codes for MASVQVDGGEIEMVDCFTYLGSNLSRDEDVTLDVTSRIEKASKAFGALRGPIFNNSNLSVATKRAVYRPVVLAVLLYEYETWVLKAQDTKRLNVFHNHCVRTILGGVNRFEQWQERLTTRVLAENFGMHWTIPDIIMEQRLKWLGHVGRMNEERLLKKLMFGELRKTRPRHGTRKRWRDLVSQDLQLVDTKNIWYQRCQDRNGWFSLCQRGVEKVVTNRGKSRCAANVRFQGESFLCECRRSFR; via the coding sequence ATGGCTTCGGTACAAGTTGATGGAGGGGAAATTGAGATGGTGGATTGCTTTACGTACTTGGGGTCTAATTTATCAAGAGATGAAGATGTCACACTAGATGTTACCAGTAGGATCGAAAAGGCTTCCAAAGCTTTTGGAGCTTTGAGAGGTCctattttcaacaattctAACTTGTCAGTGGCTACCAAGAGAGCAGTCTACAGACCAGTGGTTTTGGCAGTGCTATTGTACGAATATGAAACTTGGGTGCTAAAAGCTCAAGACACAAAAAGGCTAAATGTCTTTCACAATCATTGTGTGAGAACCATACTTGGAGGAGTCAACAGATTTGAGCAATGGCAGGAGAGGTTAACAACACGAGTTTTAGCTGAAAATTTTGGCATGCATTGGACAATCCCTGACATCATAATGGAGCAGCGATTGAAGTGGCTGGGTCATGTGGGTAGAATGAATGAGGAACGACTTCTAAAGAAACTGATGTTTGGGGAATTGAGGAAGACAAGACCTCGCCATGGAACAagaaagagatggagagatctAGTTAGTCAAGATCTGCAATTAGTAGATACCAAAAACATCTGGTACCAGAGATGCCAAGACCGGAATGGGTGGTTCAGTCTTTGTCAAAGAGGTGTTGAGAAGGTAGTCACAAATCGTGGAAAAAGCAGATGTGCAGCGAATGTACGATTCCAAGGAGAAAGTTTCTTATGTGAATGTAGAAGATCATTTAGATGA
- the LOC134183094 gene encoding uncharacterized protein LOC134183094 isoform X2, which produces MCVCYGCCAFTIVNNCCHHFFVGAIDRLGPSVKSDYENALKKGELPILRGNIDMFGEEDAGKSSLGDSYLDEPFIDKRESTRGAHVKVMRIGGGSNTNWKELKPEDKEQIIDQVLVRGYHEYVEKRREGAADSREEVTQDDEGDSVIEQTSQPAEQHPSSSSNTVALTTERQTTRREGSITVLKKSLHDFLFSTELTEVQAAFADLLRRDKAELEKSKMMMLITLCDRGGQERFLMTHAALMADSSDYSATAYMIVMDGTKSLADPIPQCLFRPKQGSEQLVMERFGPKTRRELLAYHMNCIKMAHPSVSEGPFLGQDYVKRAPVTFAVSTREDETKNMDPKFLEEQEEILQDVVQKNKFGEHMVLAEKNPNKLTFRVDNTRSGTKNPDPVVMKVKEIFVAMVRSLWSQRQAIPLPWAVLDKLLGRVSQLAGNEGKILDIDEVCELARKFCDIVTVGECRSALKYLSSLSTIAFYSNVSELERKVFTDLQWLVNVLTVFVNIFDKKYIPSYLWNDIEKVEKEGLMSWRLAQYLLENEGVNENQFVAILQVMHLFDIICPMNTSPEMPKSVLAVGQSFFIPCLLAQIYERQMVWQQNVGSTRFPPSLIFRPEGFDATPEVIYFRLVSRCASEYAHCPMLKRRYAVFHVNDDLELDLELVYHKLRYIIATVDFPDDEICMNELKQQCSITRCFLIRQLNEVKKRGLDGIKFTVCVKPPPTEAEVADLIDDDCLVCIDEYPQQRSLINRKNERVPRKQFPTLDLWFNDAEKVSDFAIGRDARQQDEPQTRYSLDFDTVRDAVVKYGCNQWYEIGLKLGLKGDNIKGETHEIPFPTGKLLAVIEAKRRQDGKVKTAEDLLRACYCIPIPIDKEVEDELKKERKR; this is translated from the exons atgtgtgtatgttatgGCTGTTGTGCATTTACTATTGTAAATAACTGTTGTCATCACTTTTTCGTAGGTGCTATTGATCGTCTGGGTCCATCTGTGAAATCTGATTACGAAAATGCTTTGAAAAAGGGGGAGTTACCAATACTACGAGGAAACATCGATATGTTTGGTGAAGAAGATGCCGGCAAGTCTTCTCTTGGAGATTCTTATTTGGACGAGCCATTTATTGATAAGAGGGAAAGCACAAGAGGAGCACACGTGAAAGTGATGAGAATTGGAGGCGGTTCGAACACGAACTGGAAGGAACTAAAACCAGAAGACAAAGAACAGATCATTGATCAAGTTTTGGTCAGAGGCTATCATGAGTATGTTGAAAAGCGTCGAGAAGGGGCAGCAGACAGTAGAGAAGAAGTAACACAAGACGACGAGGGAGATTCTGTCATCGAGCAGACAAGTCAACCAGCCGAACAACATCCGTCGAGTAGTAGCAACACTGTAGCTttaacaacagagagacagacaaccagacgaGAAGGCAGCATCACAGTATTGAAGAAGTCGCTACACGATTTTCTGTTCTCCACAGAACTAACCGAGGTGCAAGCAGCATTTGCAGATCTACTGCGTCGTGACAAGGCTGAATTAGAGAAAAGTAAAATGATGATGTTGATCACATTGTGTGATCGTGGCGGTCAAGAGCGGTTTCTGATGACGCACGCAGCACTGATGGCAGACAGCAGTGACTACAGTGCAACCGCTTACATGATAGTGATGGATGGAACAAAGAGTCTTGCAGATCCCATACCTCAATGTTTGTTCCGACCAAAACAAGGAAGCGAACAGTTGGTGATGGAACGGTTTGGTCCTAAGACGAGACGTGAGCTGTTGGCTTACCACATGAATTGCATCAAGATGGCTCATCCATCAGTGAGTGAGGGTCCTTTTCTCGGTCAGGACTATGTCAAGCGAGCACCAGTCACATTTGCAGTGTCCACTCGAGAAGACGAAACAAAGAACATGgatccaaaatttttagaGGAACAAGAAGAAATACTGCAAGATGTGGTGCAGAAGAACAAATTTGGTGAGCACATGGTGTTGGCAGAGAAAAATCCGAATAAACTGACTTTTCGTGTTGACAACACACGATCTGGCACCAAGAATCCTGATCCGGTGGTGATGAAGGTGAAGGAGATATTTGTAGCAATGGTACGGTCACTGTGGAGTCAACGTCAGGCTATTCCTTTGCCGTGGGCAGTTCTGGATAAATTGTTGGGCAGAGTGTCTCAACTGGCAGGCAATGAAGGCAAAATACTCGACATCGATGAAGTCTGTGAGTTGGCTCGAAAATTCTGTGATATTGTAACAGTTGGAGAATGTCGATCGGCACTGAAATATTTGTCAAGTTTGAGCACGATTGCATTCTATTCCAATGTAAGTGAGTTAGAAAGAAAGGTTTTCACTGATCTACAATGGCTGGTCAATGTCCTCACTGTGTTTGTGAACATCTTTGATAAGAAATACATTCCTTCATATTTGTGGAACGATATTGAGAAAGTGGAGAAGGAAGGATTGATGTCCTGGCGTTTGGCTCAGTATTTGCTAGAGAACGAAGGAGTCAACGAGAATCAGTTTGTGGCCATCCTTCAAGTGATGCACCTATTCGACATCATCTGTCCCATGAATACGTCACCGGAGATGCCGAAGTCTGTCTTGGCAGTTGGGCAGTCATTTTTCATTCCCTGCTTGTTGGCACAAATATATGAGAGGCAGATGGTATGGCAACAGAATGTCGGTTCTACTCGGTTTCCTCCATCTCTGATTTTTCGTCCCGAGGGATTTGATGCGACTCCCGAGGTGATCTACTTTCGCCTGGTGTctcgttgtgccagtgaatatgCCCATTGTCCCATGCTGAAAAGAAGATATGCTGTCTTCCATGTGAATGATGATCTTGAGCTCGATCTGGAACTGGTTTATCATAAACTGCGTTACATTATTGCTACTGTCGACTTTCCAGATGATGAAATTTGTATGAATGAGCTGAAACAACAATGTAGCATTACTCGTTGTTTTCTTATTCGTCAGCTAAATGAGGTCAAGAAAAGAGGATTGGATGGCATCaaatttactgtttgtgttaaACCTCCACCAACTGAAGCTGAAGTAGCTGATTTAATAGACGACGATTGTCTGGTGTGCATTGATGAATATCCACAACAAAGAAGTTTGATAAACCGGAAGAATGAGCGTGTGCCACGAAAGCAGTTTCCTACTTTGGATCTCTGGTTTAATGACGCAGAGAAAGTCTCTG ATTTTGCAATTGGACGTGATGCAAGACAACAAGACGAGCCACAGACAA gatACTCACTTGATTTTGATACAGTGAGAGATGCTGTTGTTAAATATGGCTGTAACCAGTGGTACGAGATTGGACTCAAATTGGGACTAAAAGGCGATAATATCAAAGGAGAAACTCATGAAATACCTTTTCCCACTGGAAAGTTGTTGGCTGTCATTGAGGCAAAAAGGAGGCAAGATGGAAAAGTGAAAACAGCAGAGGACTTGTTGAGGGCATGTTATTGCATACCCATACCAATTGACAAAGAAGTCGAAGATGAATTGAAGAAAG AGAGAAAAAGGTAG
- the LOC134183094 gene encoding uncharacterized protein LOC134183094 isoform X3 yields the protein MFGEEDAGKSSLGDSYLDEPFIDKRESTRGAHVKVMRIGGGSNTNWKELKPEDKEQIIDQVLVRGYHEYVEKRREGAADSREEVTQDDEGDSVIEQTSQPAEQHPSSSSNTVALTTERQTTRREGSITVLKKSLHDFLFSTELTEVQAAFADLLRRDKAELEKSKMMMLITLCDRGGQERFLMTHAALMADSSDYSATAYMIVMDGTKSLADPIPQCLFRPKQGSEQLVMERFGPKTRRELLAYHMNCIKMAHPSVSEGPFLGQDYVKRAPVTFAVSTREDETKNMDPKFLEEQEEILQDVVQKNKFGEHMVLAEKNPNKLTFRVDNTRSGTKNPDPVVMKVKEIFVAMVRSLWSQRQAIPLPWAVLDKLLGRVSQLAGNEGKILDIDEVCELARKFCDIVTVGECRSALKYLSSLSTIAFYSNVSELERKVFTDLQWLVNVLTVFVNIFDKKYIPSYLWNDIEKVEKEGLMSWRLAQYLLENEGVNENQFVAILQVMHLFDIICPMNTSPEMPKSVLAVGQSFFIPCLLAQIYERQMVWQQNVGSTRFPPSLIFRPEGFDATPEVIYFRLVSRCASEYAHCPMLKRRYAVFHVNDDLELDLELVYHKLRYIIATVDFPDDEICMNELKQQCSITRCFLIRQLNEVKKRGLDGIKFTVCVKPPPTEAEVADLIDDDCLVCIDEYPQQRSLINRKNERVPRKQFPTLDLWFNDAEKVSDFAIGRDARQQDEPQTNVGKGDDEQQDIKEPLKKKKKLMVKEVSGYSLDFDTVRDAVVKYGCNQWYEIGLKLGLKGDNIKGETHEIPFPTGKLLAVIEAKRRQDGKVKTAEDLLRACYCIPIPIDKEVEDELKKERKR from the exons ATGTTTGGTGAAGAAGATGCCGGCAAGTCTTCTCTTGGAGATTCTTATTTGGACGAGCCATTTATTGATAAGAGGGAAAGCACAAGAGGAGCACACGTGAAAGTGATGAGAATTGGAGGCGGTTCGAACACGAACTGGAAGGAACTAAAACCAGAAGACAAAGAACAGATCATTGATCAAGTTTTGGTCAGAGGCTATCATGAGTATGTTGAAAAGCGTCGAGAAGGGGCAGCAGACAGTAGAGAAGAAGTAACACAAGACGACGAGGGAGATTCTGTCATCGAGCAGACAAGTCAACCAGCCGAACAACATCCGTCGAGTAGTAGCAACACTGTAGCTttaacaacagagagacagacaaccagacgaGAAGGCAGCATCACAGTATTGAAGAAGTCGCTACACGATTTTCTGTTCTCCACAGAACTAACCGAGGTGCAAGCAGCATTTGCAGATCTACTGCGTCGTGACAAGGCTGAATTAGAGAAAAGTAAAATGATGATGTTGATCACATTGTGTGATCGTGGCGGTCAAGAGCGGTTTCTGATGACGCACGCAGCACTGATGGCAGACAGCAGTGACTACAGTGCAACCGCTTACATGATAGTGATGGATGGAACAAAGAGTCTTGCAGATCCCATACCTCAATGTTTGTTCCGACCAAAACAAGGAAGCGAACAGTTGGTGATGGAACGGTTTGGTCCTAAGACGAGACGTGAGCTGTTGGCTTACCACATGAATTGCATCAAGATGGCTCATCCATCAGTGAGTGAGGGTCCTTTTCTCGGTCAGGACTATGTCAAGCGAGCACCAGTCACATTTGCAGTGTCCACTCGAGAAGACGAAACAAAGAACATGgatccaaaatttttagaGGAACAAGAAGAAATACTGCAAGATGTGGTGCAGAAGAACAAATTTGGTGAGCACATGGTGTTGGCAGAGAAAAATCCGAATAAACTGACTTTTCGTGTTGACAACACACGATCTGGCACCAAGAATCCTGATCCGGTGGTGATGAAGGTGAAGGAGATATTTGTAGCAATGGTACGGTCACTGTGGAGTCAACGTCAGGCTATTCCTTTGCCGTGGGCAGTTCTGGATAAATTGTTGGGCAGAGTGTCTCAACTGGCAGGCAATGAAGGCAAAATACTCGACATCGATGAAGTCTGTGAGTTGGCTCGAAAATTCTGTGATATTGTAACAGTTGGAGAATGTCGATCGGCACTGAAATATTTGTCAAGTTTGAGCACGATTGCATTCTATTCCAATGTAAGTGAGTTAGAAAGAAAGGTTTTCACTGATCTACAATGGCTGGTCAATGTCCTCACTGTGTTTGTGAACATCTTTGATAAGAAATACATTCCTTCATATTTGTGGAACGATATTGAGAAAGTGGAGAAGGAAGGATTGATGTCCTGGCGTTTGGCTCAGTATTTGCTAGAGAACGAAGGAGTCAACGAGAATCAGTTTGTGGCCATCCTTCAAGTGATGCACCTATTCGACATCATCTGTCCCATGAATACGTCACCGGAGATGCCGAAGTCTGTCTTGGCAGTTGGGCAGTCATTTTTCATTCCCTGCTTGTTGGCACAAATATATGAGAGGCAGATGGTATGGCAACAGAATGTCGGTTCTACTCGGTTTCCTCCATCTCTGATTTTTCGTCCCGAGGGATTTGATGCGACTCCCGAGGTGATCTACTTTCGCCTGGTGTctcgttgtgccagtgaatatgCCCATTGTCCCATGCTGAAAAGAAGATATGCTGTCTTCCATGTGAATGATGATCTTGAGCTCGATCTGGAACTGGTTTATCATAAACTGCGTTACATTATTGCTACTGTCGACTTTCCAGATGATGAAATTTGTATGAATGAGCTGAAACAACAATGTAGCATTACTCGTTGTTTTCTTATTCGTCAGCTAAATGAGGTCAAGAAAAGAGGATTGGATGGCATCaaatttactgtttgtgttaaACCTCCACCAACTGAAGCTGAAGTAGCTGATTTAATAGACGACGATTGTCTGGTGTGCATTGATGAATATCCACAACAAAGAAGTTTGATAAACCGGAAGAATGAGCGTGTGCCACGAAAGCAGTTTCCTACTTTGGATCTCTGGTTTAATGACGCAGAGAAAGTCTCTG ATTTTGCAATTGGACGTGATGCAAGACAACAAGACGAGCCACAGACAA ATGTTGGAAAAGGAGATGATGAACAGCAGGACATAAAAGAACCGctaaagaagaagaaaaaattGATGGTAAAGGAAGTATCAG gatACTCACTTGATTTTGATACAGTGAGAGATGCTGTTGTTAAATATGGCTGTAACCAGTGGTACGAGATTGGACTCAAATTGGGACTAAAAGGCGATAATATCAAAGGAGAAACTCATGAAATACCTTTTCCCACTGGAAAGTTGTTGGCTGTCATTGAGGCAAAAAGGAGGCAAGATGGAAAAGTGAAAACAGCAGAGGACTTGTTGAGGGCATGTTATTGCATACCCATACCAATTGACAAAGAAGTCGAAGATGAATTGAAGAAAG AGAGAAAAAGGTAG
- the LOC134183094 gene encoding uncharacterized protein LOC134183094 isoform X1 yields MCVCYGCCAFTIVNNCCHHFFVGAIDRLGPSVKSDYENALKKGELPILRGNIDMFGEEDAGKSSLGDSYLDEPFIDKRESTRGAHVKVMRIGGGSNTNWKELKPEDKEQIIDQVLVRGYHEYVEKRREGAADSREEVTQDDEGDSVIEQTSQPAEQHPSSSSNTVALTTERQTTRREGSITVLKKSLHDFLFSTELTEVQAAFADLLRRDKAELEKSKMMMLITLCDRGGQERFLMTHAALMADSSDYSATAYMIVMDGTKSLADPIPQCLFRPKQGSEQLVMERFGPKTRRELLAYHMNCIKMAHPSVSEGPFLGQDYVKRAPVTFAVSTREDETKNMDPKFLEEQEEILQDVVQKNKFGEHMVLAEKNPNKLTFRVDNTRSGTKNPDPVVMKVKEIFVAMVRSLWSQRQAIPLPWAVLDKLLGRVSQLAGNEGKILDIDEVCELARKFCDIVTVGECRSALKYLSSLSTIAFYSNVSELERKVFTDLQWLVNVLTVFVNIFDKKYIPSYLWNDIEKVEKEGLMSWRLAQYLLENEGVNENQFVAILQVMHLFDIICPMNTSPEMPKSVLAVGQSFFIPCLLAQIYERQMVWQQNVGSTRFPPSLIFRPEGFDATPEVIYFRLVSRCASEYAHCPMLKRRYAVFHVNDDLELDLELVYHKLRYIIATVDFPDDEICMNELKQQCSITRCFLIRQLNEVKKRGLDGIKFTVCVKPPPTEAEVADLIDDDCLVCIDEYPQQRSLINRKNERVPRKQFPTLDLWFNDAEKVSDFAIGRDARQQDEPQTNVGKGDDEQQDIKEPLKKKKKLMVKEVSGYSLDFDTVRDAVVKYGCNQWYEIGLKLGLKGDNIKGETHEIPFPTGKLLAVIEAKRRQDGKVKTAEDLLRACYCIPIPIDKEVEDELKKERKR; encoded by the exons atgtgtgtatgttatgGCTGTTGTGCATTTACTATTGTAAATAACTGTTGTCATCACTTTTTCGTAGGTGCTATTGATCGTCTGGGTCCATCTGTGAAATCTGATTACGAAAATGCTTTGAAAAAGGGGGAGTTACCAATACTACGAGGAAACATCGATATGTTTGGTGAAGAAGATGCCGGCAAGTCTTCTCTTGGAGATTCTTATTTGGACGAGCCATTTATTGATAAGAGGGAAAGCACAAGAGGAGCACACGTGAAAGTGATGAGAATTGGAGGCGGTTCGAACACGAACTGGAAGGAACTAAAACCAGAAGACAAAGAACAGATCATTGATCAAGTTTTGGTCAGAGGCTATCATGAGTATGTTGAAAAGCGTCGAGAAGGGGCAGCAGACAGTAGAGAAGAAGTAACACAAGACGACGAGGGAGATTCTGTCATCGAGCAGACAAGTCAACCAGCCGAACAACATCCGTCGAGTAGTAGCAACACTGTAGCTttaacaacagagagacagacaaccagacgaGAAGGCAGCATCACAGTATTGAAGAAGTCGCTACACGATTTTCTGTTCTCCACAGAACTAACCGAGGTGCAAGCAGCATTTGCAGATCTACTGCGTCGTGACAAGGCTGAATTAGAGAAAAGTAAAATGATGATGTTGATCACATTGTGTGATCGTGGCGGTCAAGAGCGGTTTCTGATGACGCACGCAGCACTGATGGCAGACAGCAGTGACTACAGTGCAACCGCTTACATGATAGTGATGGATGGAACAAAGAGTCTTGCAGATCCCATACCTCAATGTTTGTTCCGACCAAAACAAGGAAGCGAACAGTTGGTGATGGAACGGTTTGGTCCTAAGACGAGACGTGAGCTGTTGGCTTACCACATGAATTGCATCAAGATGGCTCATCCATCAGTGAGTGAGGGTCCTTTTCTCGGTCAGGACTATGTCAAGCGAGCACCAGTCACATTTGCAGTGTCCACTCGAGAAGACGAAACAAAGAACATGgatccaaaatttttagaGGAACAAGAAGAAATACTGCAAGATGTGGTGCAGAAGAACAAATTTGGTGAGCACATGGTGTTGGCAGAGAAAAATCCGAATAAACTGACTTTTCGTGTTGACAACACACGATCTGGCACCAAGAATCCTGATCCGGTGGTGATGAAGGTGAAGGAGATATTTGTAGCAATGGTACGGTCACTGTGGAGTCAACGTCAGGCTATTCCTTTGCCGTGGGCAGTTCTGGATAAATTGTTGGGCAGAGTGTCTCAACTGGCAGGCAATGAAGGCAAAATACTCGACATCGATGAAGTCTGTGAGTTGGCTCGAAAATTCTGTGATATTGTAACAGTTGGAGAATGTCGATCGGCACTGAAATATTTGTCAAGTTTGAGCACGATTGCATTCTATTCCAATGTAAGTGAGTTAGAAAGAAAGGTTTTCACTGATCTACAATGGCTGGTCAATGTCCTCACTGTGTTTGTGAACATCTTTGATAAGAAATACATTCCTTCATATTTGTGGAACGATATTGAGAAAGTGGAGAAGGAAGGATTGATGTCCTGGCGTTTGGCTCAGTATTTGCTAGAGAACGAAGGAGTCAACGAGAATCAGTTTGTGGCCATCCTTCAAGTGATGCACCTATTCGACATCATCTGTCCCATGAATACGTCACCGGAGATGCCGAAGTCTGTCTTGGCAGTTGGGCAGTCATTTTTCATTCCCTGCTTGTTGGCACAAATATATGAGAGGCAGATGGTATGGCAACAGAATGTCGGTTCTACTCGGTTTCCTCCATCTCTGATTTTTCGTCCCGAGGGATTTGATGCGACTCCCGAGGTGATCTACTTTCGCCTGGTGTctcgttgtgccagtgaatatgCCCATTGTCCCATGCTGAAAAGAAGATATGCTGTCTTCCATGTGAATGATGATCTTGAGCTCGATCTGGAACTGGTTTATCATAAACTGCGTTACATTATTGCTACTGTCGACTTTCCAGATGATGAAATTTGTATGAATGAGCTGAAACAACAATGTAGCATTACTCGTTGTTTTCTTATTCGTCAGCTAAATGAGGTCAAGAAAAGAGGATTGGATGGCATCaaatttactgtttgtgttaaACCTCCACCAACTGAAGCTGAAGTAGCTGATTTAATAGACGACGATTGTCTGGTGTGCATTGATGAATATCCACAACAAAGAAGTTTGATAAACCGGAAGAATGAGCGTGTGCCACGAAAGCAGTTTCCTACTTTGGATCTCTGGTTTAATGACGCAGAGAAAGTCTCTG ATTTTGCAATTGGACGTGATGCAAGACAACAAGACGAGCCACAGACAA ATGTTGGAAAAGGAGATGATGAACAGCAGGACATAAAAGAACCGctaaagaagaagaaaaaattGATGGTAAAGGAAGTATCAG gatACTCACTTGATTTTGATACAGTGAGAGATGCTGTTGTTAAATATGGCTGTAACCAGTGGTACGAGATTGGACTCAAATTGGGACTAAAAGGCGATAATATCAAAGGAGAAACTCATGAAATACCTTTTCCCACTGGAAAGTTGTTGGCTGTCATTGAGGCAAAAAGGAGGCAAGATGGAAAAGTGAAAACAGCAGAGGACTTGTTGAGGGCATGTTATTGCATACCCATACCAATTGACAAAGAAGTCGAAGATGAATTGAAGAAAG AGAGAAAAAGGTAG